From the genome of Ornithobacterium rhinotracheale, one region includes:
- a CDS encoding arylsulfatase: MKKAILVSSLMSVSALAMAQKKLSSKPNVVIIYADDLGINDLSCYGAKEIKTPNIDKLAQNGVRFTNAYAAAATCTPSRFSLLTGVYPWKNKNARILEGDAPMLIPQDDHNLPSQLQKAGYVTGVVGKWHLGLGNGKMDWNQKITPSPNDIGFDYSFITAATNDRVPTVFVENHSVVGLEKSDPLKVSYKTNFPGEPTGKDNPELLKLKPSQGHNQSIHNGIPRIGYQTGGKNARDQWVDENMADLFVKKAENFISENKNKPFFLYYALHQPHVPRTPNQRFVGSTNLGPRGDAVVEADWCVGQIMEQLKKENLLDNTLVIFSSDNGPVLDDGYFDGAEETKNLHQPWGKYKGGKYSMYNAGANIPLIVYWKDQTPQKVSDALLSQIDLPASLMDLVGMKNVTFADSQDYLKTFLGKSNKHRKYLLHEGMQGKIALRQGKWSYIPPYDGPKMVPWGVTIETGNADKPQLYNLCQDPGETKNIAEKHANKIKKFDNLIKASM, from the coding sequence ATGAAAAAGGCTATTTTGGTATCAAGCCTCATGAGTGTTTCAGCACTAGCGATGGCTCAGAAAAAATTAAGTTCAAAACCCAATGTCGTAATCATTTATGCTGATGATTTGGGGATCAACGATTTGTCTTGTTATGGGGCTAAAGAAATCAAAACGCCAAACATAGATAAATTGGCGCAAAATGGTGTGAGGTTTACCAATGCTTATGCCGCAGCGGCAACCTGTACGCCGAGCCGTTTTTCATTGCTTACAGGCGTTTATCCTTGGAAAAACAAAAATGCCCGAATCTTAGAAGGCGATGCTCCGATGCTTATTCCACAAGACGACCATAATTTGCCAAGCCAATTGCAAAAGGCAGGCTATGTTACGGGCGTAGTGGGAAAATGGCATTTAGGTTTAGGAAATGGCAAAATGGACTGGAACCAAAAAATCACTCCGTCGCCCAACGATATAGGATTTGATTATTCATTCATCACCGCAGCGACCAACGATCGTGTGCCTACTGTTTTTGTAGAAAATCACTCGGTGGTGGGCTTGGAAAAATCAGATCCGCTCAAGGTGAGCTATAAAACCAATTTCCCTGGAGAACCTACGGGAAAAGACAATCCAGAATTGCTGAAATTAAAACCTTCTCAAGGACACAATCAAAGCATTCACAACGGAATCCCACGCATTGGCTACCAAACGGGCGGAAAGAATGCCCGCGACCAATGGGTGGATGAGAACATGGCAGATCTTTTTGTAAAAAAGGCAGAAAACTTTATTTCAGAAAATAAAAATAAACCATTTTTCTTGTACTATGCACTGCACCAGCCACATGTGCCACGCACACCGAATCAGCGTTTTGTGGGGAGTACCAATTTAGGACCAAGAGGAGATGCTGTGGTAGAAGCCGACTGGTGTGTGGGGCAAATTATGGAACAGCTTAAAAAAGAGAATTTGCTAGACAATACTTTAGTAATTTTCAGTAGCGACAATGGTCCTGTGCTTGACGATGGCTACTTTGATGGGGCGGAGGAGACCAAAAATCTTCACCAGCCTTGGGGCAAATACAAAGGTGGGAAATATAGCATGTACAACGCAGGGGCAAATATTCCTTTGATTGTATATTGGAAAGACCAAACCCCGCAAAAGGTGTCTGATGCTTTGCTTTCTCAGATTGATTTACCTGCATCTTTGATGGATTTGGTGGGAATGAAAAATGTAACTTTTGCCGATTCTCAAGATTATTTAAAAACATTTTTGGGCAAATCCAACAAGCACCGCAAATATCTGTTGCACGAGGGAATGCAAGGTAAAATTGCATTGAGACAAGGCAAATGGTCTTACATTCCGCCGTATGATGGACCTAAAATGGTGCCATGGGGAGTAACCATCGAAACAGGAAATGCCGACAAACCACAATTGTACAATTTGTGCCAAGACCCAGGCGAGACCAAAAATATTGCTGAAAAACACGCAAATAAAATTAAGAAATTTGATAATTTAATTAAAGCTTCAATGTAA
- a CDS encoding PNGase F N-terminal domain-containing protein → MLFAQQPQTVEVFKNTLVNFSNEGEIPNTIRLQSGRLLIKKVKAPIFKKGTDVSIKVKLRSNGDSWDKAGSVFVLSPKDQNNILKIAQGKAKFPRGSAPEAGFNGVLPAEGYNPPVELMRFMTPFGVGHFSDTIKFPKTKLGRPVSVPTWADFVEWNQDISQLQSLLMGEFYVGVWIDTWTKEGYLVDISLKYSGRPRPIKKVLPLVSTVYYIDGQKIPDFFSRQTLQMSFDFPKVKKSTQPELYYITSGHGGHEKGDEFVKKQNTVSIDHKPVLDFIPWRDDCASFRRFSPTSGVWVQKDTARFYNDAGGVETRVIEERLASSDLSRSNWCPGSQVLPEIAPVQLSQGKHVLVIKIPATANKENQQNHWMVSAYLVY, encoded by the coding sequence GTGCTTTTCGCACAGCAACCACAAACGGTAGAAGTGTTTAAAAATACACTTGTAAACTTCAGCAACGAGGGCGAAATCCCGAATACGATTCGTTTGCAAAGCGGTCGGCTTTTAATTAAAAAAGTAAAAGCACCCATATTTAAAAAAGGAACAGATGTTTCCATCAAAGTAAAATTGCGTTCCAATGGGGATTCTTGGGACAAGGCGGGCTCTGTTTTTGTTTTAAGCCCTAAAGATCAAAACAATATTTTAAAAATAGCGCAAGGCAAAGCCAAATTCCCAAGAGGCTCTGCACCCGAGGCGGGGTTTAATGGTGTGCTACCTGCAGAAGGCTACAATCCGCCTGTGGAATTGATGCGTTTTATGACGCCTTTTGGTGTAGGACATTTTAGCGACACGATTAAATTCCCCAAAACCAAATTAGGGCGTCCTGTGAGTGTGCCTACTTGGGCAGATTTTGTGGAATGGAATCAAGATATTTCGCAATTGCAATCTTTGTTGATGGGCGAGTTTTATGTCGGTGTTTGGATTGATACTTGGACTAAAGAAGGCTATTTGGTAGACATCAGTTTAAAATATTCAGGAAGGCCTCGCCCGATTAAAAAGGTGCTTCCGCTCGTGAGCACGGTGTATTACATTGATGGACAAAAAATCCCTGATTTCTTTTCAAGACAAACTTTGCAGATGTCTTTTGATTTTCCAAAAGTGAAAAAATCAACTCAACCTGAACTATACTACATCACTTCGGGGCATGGTGGGCATGAAAAAGGCGATGAATTTGTGAAAAAACAAAATACCGTGAGCATAGACCACAAGCCCGTTTTAGATTTTATTCCATGGAGAGATGATTGTGCTTCGTTCAGAAGGTTTAGCCCCACGAGTGGCGTTTGGGTGCAAAAAGACACGGCAAGATTTTACAACGATGCGGGCGGGGTAGAAACTCGCGTGATTGAAGAACGCTTGGCGTCTTCGGATTTGTCTCGCTCTAATTGGTGCCCAGGTTCGCAAGTATTGCCTGAAATTGCCCCAGTTCAATTATCGCAAGGAAAACATGTTTTAGTTATAAAAATACCTGCTACTGCCAATAAGGAAAATCAACAAAATCATTGGATGGTTTCGGCATATTTGGTGTATTAA